From Anopheles coluzzii chromosome 3, AcolN3, whole genome shotgun sequence, the proteins below share one genomic window:
- the LOC120957321 gene encoding neurogenin-2-like gives MTSAYVQQQQQYNHSAMYGGGGMMGSGAGAMLDTSSYNHYNGMSAMSMGGSGLCYGYGTDSGSSEGYHSPGPVSSPESYFNNTSPAEYSPSSPYTNYGYCSGGGSGSGVPSNTSASNQNASCESYYSYANNNFKTACTTVPRYGMTETSTTSDRPVLLNNYQKREESTQPLASSQSHALQSSATTCGTAKRPVAVAQHHPIAGSYYNPYTVPIARNRASPTHSSSSSVSPTPSQSSGQSVVVVQPEVVKKRRLAANARERRRMNSLNDAFDRLRDVVPSLGNDRKLSKFETLQMAQTYIAALNELLSRD, from the coding sequence ATGACTTCGGCAtacgtgcagcagcagcagcagtacaatCATTCTGCGATGTACGGTGGCGGTGGAATGATGGGTTCCGGAGCAGGAGCTATGTTGGACACCTCGTCCTACAACCATTACAACGGAATGTCTGCCATGAGTATGGGAGGTTCAGGGCTCTGCTATGGCTATGGAACGGACAGTGGATCCTCGGAGGGCTATCACAGCCCAGGGCCGGTGTCGAGTCCTGAATCGTACTTCAACAACACAAGTCCCGCAGAATACAGTCCATCCAGTCCCTACACAAACTATGGATACTGCAGTGGAGGAGGTTCTGGATCGGGTGTTCCCAGCAACACCAGCGCCAGTAATCAAAACGCATCCTGCGAATCATACTACAGCTACGCTAATAACAATTTCAAAACTGCCTGCACAACCGTTCCTCGCTATGGTATGACGGAAACGAGCACTACTTCCGATCGTCCCGTCCTGTTAAACAACTACCAGAAGCGTGAGGAAAGTACACAACCACTCGCCTCGTCTCAAAGCCATGCCCTCCAATCTTCAGCCACTACTTGTGGTACTGCGAAACGGCCTGTTGCTGTCGCTCAGCATCATCCGATCGCTGGGAGCTACTACAACCCGTACACCGTACCGATCGCTCGCAATCGAGCCAGCCCGACACACAGTTCCAGCAGCTCAGTCTCGCCCACTCCTTCGCAATCCAGTGGACAATCGGTGGTCGTGGTGCAGCCGGAAGTAGTGAAGAAACGCCGACTGGCAGCGAATGCACGGGAGCGCCGGAGAATGAACAGTCTGAACGATGCGTTCGATCGCTTAAGAGATGTGGTTCCTTCGCTGGGGAACGATCGCAAGCTGTCCAAGTTTGAAACGCTTCAGATGGCCCAGACGTACATAGCGGCATTGAATGAGCTGCTTTCGCGGGATTAG
- the LOC120958043 gene encoding probable ATP-dependent RNA helicase DDX23, with protein MVNEKRRSRSRERDTRPDRDRERERERERDRDRDRERERERDRDRERERERDRDRDWDRRRDRERERHRELQQRDRPGDRDRAERDRERDRDRDRDRAEDKDKARKDKLDDEQEEELKKGDPKAALTKEDLVKKEPLSLEELLAKKKAEEAARSKPVFITKEQRAAEALKRRQEEVAAMKAAAAANVPKFGDVPVTTLLNREKRDPLDKYDRRERERKAINDERDKDKDTDKRRSGAAGTEPEPVVKDKEKEQEAIRERYLGIVKKKRRVRRLNDRKFVFDWDAGEDTSIDYNNLYKERHHVQFYGRGHVAGIDIKEQKRKQSKFYGDLLEKRRTEAEKEQEKVRLKKVKKKEDKQKWDDRHWSEKEVDEMTERDWRIFREDYNITIKGGKIPNPIRSWLESGFPKEILEIIDKVGYKDPTPIQRQAIPIGLQNRDIIGIAETGSGKTLAFLIPLLTWIQSLPKIDRLETADQGPYAIILAPTRELAQQIEEETQKFGTPLGIRTVVVVGGLSREEQGFRLRLGCEIVIATPGRLIDVLENRYLVLNQCTYIVMDEADRMIDMGFEPDVQKILEYMPVSNLKPDTEEAEDASKLMENFNTKKKYRQTVMFTATMPPAVERLARTYLRRPATVYIGSIGKPTERTEQIIHIMGENDKRKKLMEILSRGVEPPCIIFVNQKKGADVLAKGLEKLGYNACTLHGGKGQEQREYALASLKNGSKDILVATDVAGRGIDIKDVSLVINYDMAKSIEDYTHRIGRTGRAGKTGCAISFCTKDDSHLFYDLKQMLMSSPVSVCPPELMNHPDAQHKPGTVVTKKRREEKIFA; from the coding sequence ATGGTGAACGAAAAACGCAGATCCCGTTCCCGAGAGCGGGACACCCGACCGGATCGGGACCGTGAAAGGGAACGCGAAAGAGAACGCGACCGGGATCGGGACCGGGAGCGGGAGCGTGAACGTGatcgagaccgtgagcgggaACGAGAACGTGACCGGGATCGTGACTGGGATCGAAGGCGGGACCGTGAACGTGAACGGCACCGGGAATTACAGCAGCGAGATCGTCCGGGAGATCGGGACCGTGCTGAACGGGACCGCGAACGTGACCGAGACCGCGACCGGGATCGAGCGGAGGACAAAGATAAAGCACGCAAAGACAAGCTTGACGATGAGCAGGAAGAAGAGCTTAAGAAGGGAGACCCCAAAGCGGCATTGACTAAAGAAGACCTTGTTAAGAAGGAGCCGCTTTCTTTGGAAGAACTGTTGGCGAAAAAGAAAGCGGAAGAGGCCGCTCGTAGCAAGCCGGTCTTCATCACGAAAGAGCAGCGTGCCGCCGAAGCACTGAAGCGTCGGCAGGAGGAAGTGGCAGCCatgaaagcagcagcagcagcaaatgtgCCAAAGTTTGGTGATGTCCCCGTTACAACGCTGCTGAATCGCGAAAAGCGAGATCCGCTTGACAAGTACGACCGACGCGAGCGGGAACGAAAGGCTATCAACGACGAGCGGGACAAGGACAAGGATACGGACAAGCGGCGTTCAGGTGCGGCAGGTACGGAGCCTGAACCGGTCGTAAAAGATAAGGAAAAGGAGCAGGAAGCCATCCGGGAGCGTTATCTGGGCATTGTGAAGAAGAAGCGACGTGTACGACGCTTGAACGATCGTAAGTTTGTGTTCGATTGGGACGCCGGTGAGGATACGTCGATCGATTACAACAACCTATACAAGGAGCGCCACCACGTCCAGTTCTACGGACGAGGACACGTGGCCGGCATCGATATAAAGGAGCAGAAGCGCAAGCAGAGCAAATTCTACGGCGATCTGCTCGAGAAACGCCGTACCGAGGCGGAAAAGGAGCAGGAAAAGGTTCGCCTGAAGAaggtgaagaagaaggaggacAAACAAAAGTGGGACGATCGGCACTGGTCGGAGAAGGAAGTGGACGAGATGACGGAGCGCGACTGGCGTATCTTCCGGGAGGATTACAACATCACGATCAAGGGTGGCAAGATTCCGAACCCGATCCGCTCGTGGCTGGAGTCCGGCTTTCCGAAAGAGATTCTGGAGATTATCGACAAGGTTGGGTACAAGGATCCGACCCCTATTCAGCGGCAGGCCATCCCGATCGGGTTGCAGAATCGAGACATTATCGGTATCGCTGAGACTGGTTCCGGCAAAACGCTTGCTTTCCTGATTCCGCTGCTGACGTGGATTCAGTCCCTGCCCAAGATCGACCGGCTCGAGACGGCTGACCAGGGCCCGTACGCGATTATCCTGGCGCCAACGCGTGAACTTGCGCAGCAAATCGAGGAGGAAACGCAAAAGTTCGGTACACCGCTCGGAATACGCACGGTCGTCGTGGTCGGCGGTCTGTCCCGTGAGGAGCAAGGTTTCCGGCTGCGGTTGGGCTGTGAGATAGTGATTGCCACGCCGGGTCGTTTGATTGACGTGCTGGAAAATCGCTATCTCGTGCTGAACCAATGTACGTACATCGTCATGGACGAGGCAGATCGTATGATTGACATGGGCTTCGAGCCGGACGTACAGAAGATTCTGGAGTACATGCCCGTATCGAACCTGAAACCGGACACGGAGGAAGCGGAAGACGCATCGAAGCTGATGGAAAACTTCAACACCAAGAAGAAGTACCGGCAGACGGTGATGTTTACCGCAACGATGCCTCCGGCTGTGGAACGACTCGCCCGGACGTACCTTCGTCGACCGGCGACCGTGTACATTGGCTCGATTGGCAAACCGACGGAGCGCACGGAACAGATCATACACATCATGGGCGAAAACGACAAGCGCAAGAAGCTGATGGAGATTCTGTCGCGCGGTGTCGAGCCGCCGTGCATCATCTTCGTCAACCAGAAGAAGGGCGCGGACGTGCTGGCCAAGGGTCTGGAGAAGCTGGGCTACAACGCCTGTACGCTGCACGGTGGCAAGGGCCAGGAGCAGCGTGAGTATGCGCTTGCCTCGCTCAAGAACGGCTCGAAGGACATTCTGGTCGCGACGGACGTGGCTGGCCGTGGTATTGACATTAAGGACGTGTCGCTGGTCATCAACTACGATATGGCGAAATCGATCGAGGACTACACGCATCGTATCGGTCGTACGGGTCGTGCCGGTAAGACGGGTTGTGCGATCTCGTTCTGCACCAAGGACGACAGCCATCTGTTCTACGATCTGAAGCAGATGCTTATGTCTAGCCCGGTGTCGGTGTGTCCGCCGGAGCTGATGAATCATCCCGATGCGCAGCACAAACCGGGCACGGTAGTGACGAAGAAGCGCCGGGAAGAGAAAATATTTGCCTAA